A region from the Streptomyces lydicus genome encodes:
- a CDS encoding alpha-lytic protease prodomain-containing protein, which yields MERRFRKAALWGATVAAVMAAAGPLGPAHAVPRPDPSPPPSPRAMLDAMRRDLGLTAPQVRARLAQEAEAHRAVAGVRRALSAPPAGMWFDKTTGKLVVAVTGAADAQRVRAAGAVPKTVPHSRATLTALVQQINRKAGKGVPGVTGWGVDERADGVVVRLDHTRRTARTDAFEEAVRGLGARTKVPVTFERGDRRPRQQGGSVVGGERWMPGSDGICSIGFSVTGPDGFQGFLTAGHCTLTADQPAYGKDGTRMGISNEDGRHSVNDREGDFGLVGVDQPDWIVSSYVAGQGGTPVAVTGSQEGLVGMSICRSGQSSGWHCGEITRVDQTVDYGNTVVEGLSFTNACSAPGDSGGSYVTQPNAPMAIGMHSGGGAATCGNFGGATVTIFQPVGEPLAKWNLKLKTGSP from the coding sequence ATGGAACGCCGCTTTCGCAAGGCAGCTCTCTGGGGCGCGACCGTCGCCGCCGTCATGGCGGCCGCCGGCCCGCTCGGTCCGGCGCATGCCGTGCCGCGGCCGGACCCGTCGCCCCCGCCCTCGCCGCGCGCCATGCTCGATGCGATGCGCCGGGACCTCGGGCTGACGGCACCGCAGGTGCGCGCCCGGCTCGCCCAGGAGGCCGAGGCGCACCGCGCCGTGGCCGGCGTGCGCCGGGCGCTCAGCGCACCGCCCGCCGGGATGTGGTTCGACAAGACGACCGGCAAGCTCGTCGTCGCGGTCACCGGCGCCGCCGATGCGCAGCGGGTACGTGCCGCCGGTGCGGTGCCCAAAACGGTGCCGCACAGCCGCGCCACGCTCACCGCACTGGTGCAGCAGATCAACCGCAAGGCCGGCAAGGGCGTACCGGGCGTCACCGGGTGGGGCGTGGACGAGCGCGCCGACGGCGTCGTGGTCCGTCTCGACCACACCAGGCGCACCGCCCGCACCGACGCCTTCGAGGAGGCCGTCCGCGGTCTCGGGGCGCGCACCAAGGTCCCCGTCACCTTCGAGCGCGGCGACCGCAGGCCACGTCAGCAGGGCGGCTCGGTGGTGGGCGGCGAGCGGTGGATGCCCGGCAGCGACGGCATCTGCTCGATCGGCTTCTCGGTGACCGGGCCGGACGGCTTCCAGGGATTCCTGACGGCCGGTCACTGCACCCTCACCGCCGACCAGCCCGCGTACGGCAAGGACGGCACCCGCATGGGCATCTCCAACGAGGACGGCCGGCACAGCGTCAACGACCGCGAGGGCGACTTCGGGCTGGTGGGGGTCGACCAGCCGGACTGGATCGTCAGCTCGTATGTGGCGGGCCAGGGCGGTACGCCGGTCGCCGTCACCGGTTCCCAGGAGGGCCTGGTGGGCATGTCGATCTGCCGCTCAGGGCAGAGCAGCGGCTGGCACTGCGGGGAGATCACCCGGGTCGACCAGACCGTGGACTACGGCAACACGGTCGTCGAGGGCCTTTCGTTCACCAACGCCTGCTCGGCGCCCGGTGATTCGGGCGGTTCGTACGTCACCCAGCCCAACGCCCCGATGGCGATCGGCATGCACTCCGGCGGAGGCGCCGCCACCTGCGGCAACTTCGGCGGTGCCACCGTCACCATCTTCCAGCCGGTCGGGGAGCCGCTGGCCAAGTGGAACCTGAAACTGAAGACGGGGAGTCCGTGA